A genomic region of Haliotis asinina isolate JCU_RB_2024 chromosome 1, JCU_Hal_asi_v2, whole genome shotgun sequence contains the following coding sequences:
- the LOC137287417 gene encoding uncharacterized protein, with product MKRTSLPLLVSICLTALGVVSVQSLCPVPDQNVRLFNDGGPAGIGILEVKDPANGSWGLVCSDNFDVAAARVVCRMLCFNETYATPMMLQHQTLPQGLRVMYRPSCHGGESSLLTECKHSNVDGCTDAVYMTCLEDNPCHPEHCVSEPDAPDISCNDTHMRVKEKDPTPIHISLMASGCPINTYHNDPGSGDNVVSAVIPLNTCGVKTSGNETHLFYETKLIHSPVSDSDGITRRGAYVVDAMCAFERERDVNFGVEIVTQAISVVGKGEFRFKMYLWKSDHFPERKSSTVSLHVNDFLNVTVDLITENRDLKVVVPDCWVVPEPITPHGQQVDLIKNGTIQEKTLIGYRVNDTRFGFKYRVFQFGVINKIRIYCRAIACDKEVLSTTCLKQHNNRRKRETHDDILTTTVVINPVDSVDNYPIRHGVPAVRKKSKHPSEEKSSLYRSQTEAPPSLLFPDLTPTPAHTKTAGTRVEHLSPLTKPVMHLALWKTADLISDLGPRPNLYRNQTVYMTLETEPSMSELHQNIHITTCRMHPWNDDKLSVELLRNGIPSEDTLTMRRRGDRIVLEFKTPPQLQVSFFVISCKAHICYQDRPMMCSEDTEATTTVISPVDYPLSNPATQRWVAGKHDRVFTTLAAQADVSKKPSMRFFPKIPAPKEAEEDVLSILPSAGELENPELMPPARLAGNPPPASGLGSLPSGTLLVHMSVLLVYAVFM from the exons GTGTGGTGTCTGTCCAGTCGCTTTGTCCAG tCCCAGACCAGAACGTACGTCTGTTTAACGATGGCGGACCGGCTGGTATCGGGATTCTGGAGGTGAAGGACCCCGCCAATGGTTCGTGGGGGCTAGTCTGCTCTGACAACTTTGATGTGGCGGCAGCAAGAGTCGTGTGCAGGATGCTGTGTTTCAA TGAGACATATGCCACTCCCATGATGTTACAACACCAAACGCTACCGCAAGGGCTTAGAGTAATGTACAGACCGTCCTGTCACGGAGGAGAGTCGAGCCTACTGACTGAGTGCAAGCACTCCAACGTCGATGGCTGCACTGACGCCGTGTACATGACGTGTCTTGAAGACAACCCCTGTCACCCTGAACACTGTGTGTCTGAAC CTGATGCCCCGGATATCTCGTGCAACGACACGCACATGAGAGTGAAAGAGAAGGATCCCACACCAATCCACATCTCATTGATGGCTTCTGGCTGCCCCATCAACACTTACCATAACGACCCTGGGTCTGGAGATAACGTTGTGTCGGCTGTCATCCCTTTAAATACATGTGGTGTCAAGACGTCG GGAAATGAGACTCATCTGTTCTATGAGACCAAGCTGATTCACAGTCCAGTGAGTGACAGCGATGGTATAACACGGAGAGGAGCGTATGTCGTGGATGCCATGTGCGCCTTCGAAAGAGAACGAGACGTTAACTTTGGCGTTGAAATTGTCACTCAAGCAATTAGCGTTGTTGGCAAGGGGGAGTTTCGTTTCAAGATGTACTTGTGGAAATCAGACCATTTCCCCGAGCGCAAAAGCAGTACAGTTAGCCTCCACGTTAACGACTTCTTGAACGTCACTGTGGACCTCATCACTGAGAACCGCGATCTAAAAGTGGTGGTGCCAGACTGCTGGGTTGTTCCAGAACCTATCACTCCCCATGGGCAGCAAGTTGATCTAATCAAGAACGG GACAATTCAAGAGAAGACTTTGATCGGGTACCGCGTAAATGACACAAGGTTTGGATTCAAATACAGAGTCTTCCAGTTCGGGGTCATCAACAAG ATAAGAATTTACTGCAGGGCGATTGCCTGTGACAAGGAGGTACTTAGTACTACCTGCCTGAAGCAACATAACAACCGCAGGAAGAGGGAGACCCATGACGACATTCTCACCACGACTGTAGTCATAAACCCAGTTGATTCTGTTGACAACT ATCCGATACGTCACGGAGTCCCAGCTGTCCGAAAGAAGAGTAAGCATCCAAGTGAAGAAAAGAGCAGTCTTTACAGAAGCCAGACGGAAGCCCCACCATCGCTACTATTTCCTGATCTGACCCCCACACCAGCACACACCAAAACAGCAGGTACACGTGTTGAGCACTTATCACCTCTGACCAAACCAGTGATGCACTTGGCACTTTGGAAAACAGCTGACCTGATCTCAGACCTCGGACCCCGTCCCAACCTTTATCGGAATCAGACGGTCTACATGACCTTGGAAACAGAACCAAGTATGTCGGAGTTGCACCAGAATATTCATATTACAACATGCCGGATGCACCCTTGGAACGATGACAAACTATCTGTTGAGCTTCTAAGAAACGG CATTCCCAGCGAGGATACGCTTACCATGAGGAGACGCGGAGACCGCATTGTGCTGGAATTCAAGACACCGCCCCAACTACAGGTTTCCTTC TTCGTGATCTCCTGCAAGGCCCACATATGCTACCAGGATCGTCCCATGATGTGTTCAGAGGACACGGAAGCTACGACAACAGTCATCTCACCTGTCGACT ATCCTTTGTCAAACCCAGCCACACAAAGGTGGGTTGCTGGAAAGCATGATAGGGTCTTCACAACACTCGCTGCACAAGCTGACGTCTCAAAGAAGCCTTCAATGAGATTCTTTCCGAAGATTCCCGCCCCAAAAGAGGCCGAGGAGGACGTGCTAAGCATCTTGCCATCAGCTGGGGAGTTAGAAAACCCAGAACTTATGCCACCAGCACGCCTAGCAGGAAACCCTCCTCCAGCTAGTGGTCTGGGCAGTCTACCCAGTGGCACACTGCTTGTACATATGTCAGTATTACTGGTGTATGCAGTTTTCATGTAG